Proteins from one Muntiacus reevesi chromosome X, mMunRee1.1, whole genome shotgun sequence genomic window:
- the LOC136153662 gene encoding small integral membrane protein 10-like protein 2A, translated as MAASGALSAAAAAAALSGVAVRLARSAAMRGSYGAFCKGLTRTLITFFDLAWRLRMNFPYFYIVASVMLNVRLQVRIE; from the coding sequence ATGGCGGCGTCGGGGGCTCTGTCTGCCGCGGCGGCAGCAGCGGCCCTGTCGGGCGTGGCAGTGCGGCTGGCGCGCTCAGCCGCGATGCGCGGCTCGTACGGTGCCTTCTGCAAGGGGCTCACGCGCACGTTGATCACCTTCTTCGACCTGGCCTGGCGTCTGCGCATGAACTTCCCCTATTTCTACATCGTGGCCTCGGTGATGCTCAACGTGCGCCTGCAGGTGCGGATCGAGTGA